One stretch of Prunus persica cultivar Lovell chromosome G1, Prunus_persica_NCBIv2, whole genome shotgun sequence DNA includes these proteins:
- the LOC18793039 gene encoding MLP-like protein 28, producing the protein MSSNHGKVETDVEIKAPATKIHEVLTHRPHHISNISPNNIQGCDLLEGEWGTVGSVVYWNYFHDGKAKVSKQLIEAIDAEKNLITFKVIEGDLLEHYKSFKMTFHATPKAHGQGSIVHWTMEYEKHHGDIEDPHTLLQFAVDVSKDVDAHLTSAQA; encoded by the exons ATGTCTAGCAATCATGGTAAGGTAGAGACTGATGTTGAAATCAAGGCTCCTGCTACCAAGATCCATGAAGTGTTGACACACAGACCACACCACATATCCAATATCAGCCCTAACAACATTCAGGGTTGTGATTTACTTGAAGGTGAATGGGGCACCGTCGGCTCTGTGGTCTACTGGAATTATTTCCATG ATGGGAAAGCTAAAGTTTCCAAGCAGTTGATTGAAGCCATAGACGCTGAAAAGAATCTGATCACTTTCAAAGTGATCGAAGGAGATCTGCTGGAGCATTACAAGAGCTTCAAGATGACCTTTCATGCCACTCCAAAAGCTCATGGTCAGGGCAGCATCGTCCATTGGACTATGGAGTATGAGAAGCATCATGGTGATATTGAGGACCCACATACCTTGCTCCAGTTTGCAGTTGATGTCTCCAAAGATGTCGATGCTCATCTTACAAGTGCCCAggcataa
- the LOC18792734 gene encoding U-box domain-containing protein 36, which yields MTTEEMMMMTSSSNLFENSSSYGMPLPLSSIEEEEEEEEEEESTISVSDDDDDDAESLFSIDFNMNHNNMHNSYKKEEEDDREVCYYHYYVAVGRKSESSMDALLWTVNHAATPQSSSTSLVNVVIVHVFPPLQFIPSPLGMLPKSKVSPKMVDKYMVQERDRRRKLLEKYVDACSAAKVKVDVMLIESDTVSKAILDLIPTQNIKTLVVGTTNSSMRKLRSKKGSGIASQILRNAPETSCEIRIICKGKEVMDQDHTITGSISSRSSNANSLSTQEEDDNQELPISPDYNKQGLHYTLPAVKSPSAIPDTTTSAPLLSLNGYKAMWRGKLKPKKQLDFAV from the exons ATGACGACGgaagagatgatgatgatgacaagTTCAAGCAACTTGTTTGAGAACAGCAGCAGTTATGGCATGCCCCTGCCCTTGTCATCcatcgaagaagaagaagaagaagaagaagaagaggagtcTACAATCTCTGtctctgatgatgatgatgatgatgcagAAAGTCTTTTCTCCATTGATTTTAATATGAATCATAATAATATGCATAATAGTTAtaagaaggaggaggaggatgacaGGGAAGTTTgttattatcattattatgTAGCAGTGGGGAGGAAGAGCGAGTCTAGCATGGATGCCCTTCTCTGGACGGTTAACCACGCAGCTACTCCTCAATCATCATCCACTTCACTAGTCAATGTAGTCATCGTCCATGTCTTTCCCCCTCTTCAATTCATTCCTTCTCCAT TAGGAATGCTTCCAAAAAGTAAAGTGAGCCCAAAGATGGTGGACAAGTACATGGTCCAAGAAAGAGACAGAAGGAGAAAGCTCCTTGAGAAATACGTTGATGCCTGTTCAGCTGCCAAG GTCAAGGTGGATGTTATGCTTATTGAGAGTGATACGGTTTCCAAGGCTATCCTAGACCTAATTCCAACTCAAAACATCAAAACTCTTGTTGTTGGAACCACCAATTCCAGTATGAG GAAATTGAGGTCTAAGAAAGGAAGTGGGATTGCTAGTCAGATTCTACGAAATGCACCTGAAACAAGCTGCGAAATTCGGATCATATGCAAGGGCAAGGAAGTGATGGATCAGGATCACACGATTACAGGGTCAATTTCCTCACGTAGCAGCAATGCGAATTCCTTGTCTacgcaagaggaagatgataaTCAAGAACTACCAATCTCACCAGATTATAATAAGCAAGGGCTGCATTACACGCTTCCTGCAGTGAAATCTCCATCAGCAATTCCGGACACTACTACTTCTGCTCCACTTCTGTCTTTAAATGGATACAAGGCAATGTGGAGGGgaaaactaaaaccaaaaaaacagcTTGATTTTGCTGTGTAA